Proteins found in one Kwoniella bestiolae CBS 10118 chromosome 1, complete sequence genomic segment:
- a CDS encoding OPT family small oligopeptide transporter, producing the protein MSKAENPEIHPVELASQREEALLTPESGSDKDEKFDSLNSSSYEKAGNKTLGYDHEAEFGQAKLNDFLTRDDENENQYDWESEEFKNIPEIVRNTVSFEDDPTLPVITFRSVVLSALFCTIGSIVSQISYFRTTSAPFPVFFVILASHPLGKFMARVLPDYKVPLGRFSFSLNPGPFGIKEHVIIGIAANAGSQGQWATFLPTNAALYYNITMEPAIALFFGWGASLLGFSFAAMVRPILIDDPQFLFPLSLQQVTVYRSIQGTTELHLERSRKQMKVFWLVFLGMFIWQFFPAYIFPFTAALAPLCWFASRNHKVNFIGAGRGGMGLLNITLDWSNITSTVITYPYSVQVIVFVSFVITTWILIPIAYFGNLWGSPTYNIMSNGVFQKNGSAYPFTELLYTDASGSQIFNQTKYDEVGLAYSGGQYLWEIFMWYASYISSFVWCGLFLAPNIAHVWRCWRSRKAAHNDRLSKLIQQYPGLTWWEWVLLTLIPFFMLLGVIVTKKLYMSTWTYFVALGFGAAAMLPMSLIYAVSGYPMKVGFFNELIYGYMIDAKGSSRHPLGQLAYRIISGNVWYDARTVLEDQKIGHYFHIPPRMVVGIQILANMLALPVNYGVMRWVIASKFDYVSGKIPDPAGQWTGQEFKSYNTAGVQYALVGPKRLFASSVFQPVTYGFVAGAVAPLIIWLLHKKFPKVRFDLWNTTIFFSGAATFHGNLSTGPFTTFIIGTVWNFYLFRYKRKFWNMYAYITGAAADTGFNFNLLFIFLFLGTTGAVMPHWWGNNKDSIERCFALKK; encoded by the exons ATGTCCAAAGCCGAGAATCCAGAGATTCACCCCGTCGAGCTAGCCTCgcaaagggaagaagctcTCCTAACCCCCGAAAGTGGGAGTGACAAAGACGAGAAGTTCGATTCGctcaattcctcttcctacgAGAAAGCCGGTAATAAAACGTTGGGGTACGATCACGAAGCTGAATTTGGACAAGCAAAGCTCAACGATTTCTTGACGAGGGACgacgagaatgagaatcagTATGATTGGGAGTCTGAGGAGTTCAAGAATATCCCGGAGATAGTTAGGAACACAGTTAGTTTCGAGGACGACCCGACCTTGCCTGTCATTACGTTTAGGTCGGTCGTTCTGTCCGCTCTGTTCTGTACGATTGGGAGTATCGTCTCGCAGATTTCATA CTTCAGAACGACCAGTGCACCTTTCCCAGTGTTTTTCGTCATTCTTGCTTCGCATCCTTTGGGCAAATTCATGGCCCGAGTACTGCCTGACTACAAAGTGCCCCTTGGAAGATTCTCGTTCTCTTTAAACCCCGGACCGTTCGGAATTAAGGAGCATGTTA TCATCGGTATCGCCGCCAACGCAGGAAGTCAAGGGCAATGGGCTA CGTTCTTGCCCACGAACGCTGCGTTATACTACAACATCACCATGGAGCCTGCTATCGCCCTGTTCTTCGGATGG GGTGCGTCCCTCTTGGGATTCTCTTTCGCTGCTATGGTCCGACCTATCTTGATTGACGATCCTCAATTCCTGTTTCCTTTGTCCCTACAACAAGTCACTGTCTATAGAAGTATCCAAGGAACAACCGAACTGCATCTCGAACGATCCCGAAAACAGATGAAG GTATTCTGGCTAGTATTCCTAGGAATGTTCATCTGGCAATTTTTCCCCGCCTACATATTCCCTTTCACAGCTGCCCTAGCTCCATTATGTTGGTTCGCCTCGAGAAATCATAAAGTCAACTTCATCGGTGCAGGCAGAGGTGGAATGGGTTTATTGAATATCACGTTGGACTGGTCGAATATCACTTCGACCGTCATCACTTATCCATACAGTGTTCAAGTTATTGTATTTGTTTCGTTTGTGATCACC ACCTGGATACTCATTCCTATTGCGTACTTTGGTAATTTGTGGGGATCACCTACGTACAATATTATGTCGAATGGAGTCTTCCAGAAGAACGGATCTGCTTATCCCTTCACTGAGCTTT TATATACCGATGCTTCGGGTTCGCAGATCTTCAATCAAACCAAG TATGATGAAGTGGGTCTTGCCTATTCGGGTGGTCAGTACCTCTGGGAGATCTTCATG TGGTATGCttcatacatctcatccttcgtCTGGTGCGGTCTGTTCCTCGCTCCCAATATCGCACACGTCTGGAGATGCTGGCGGTCAAGAAAGGCAGCACATAACGATAGGTTGAGTAAACTGATCCAACAATATCCGGGATTGACTTGGTG GGAATGGGTCCTTCTCACTTTGATACCCTTCTTCATGCTCCTCGGTGTGATTGTGACCAAGAAGCTGTACATGTCGACTTGGACATACTTCGTGGCGCTGGGTTTTGGAGCTGCTGCGATGTTGCCTATGAGTTTAATATATGCTGTCTCTGGATATCCTATGAAGGTTGGGTTTTTCAATGAACTCATTTATGGAT ATATGATCGATGCCAAGGGATCTTCCCGTCATCCGTTGGGCCAACTTGCTTATCGAATTATTTCGGGTAATGTATGGTACGATGCTAGAACCGTTCTTGAAGATCagaag ATCGGCCACTACttccacatcccacccaggATGGTAGTAGGTATCCAGATCCTCGCAAACATGTTGGCCTTACCAGTAAACTACGGcgtgatgagatgggtcaTCGCCTCCAAATTCGACTATGTCAGCGGGAAGATACCTGATCCAGCGGGCCAATGGACAGGACAAGAATTCAAGAGTTATAATACCGCCGGTGTACAATATGCTTTGGTCGGACCGAAAAGGCTGTTCGCTTCGAGCGTATTCCAACCTGTTACTTATGGTTTTGT TGCTGGAGCTGTCGCACCATTAATCATTTGGCTATTACACAAGAAATTCCCTAAAGTCAGATTCGATCTTTGGAACActaccatcttcttctcgggAGCTGCTACCTTCCATGGTAATTTAAGTACTGGTCCCTTCACAACGTTCATCATTGGAACAGTGTGGAATTTCTACTTGTTCAGATATAAGAGGAAGTTCTGGAATATGTATGCTTATATT ACCGGAGCTGCTG CCGATACCGGATTCAATTTCAATCTGTtattcatcttcttgttTTTGGGAACAACAG GTGCCGTCATGCCTCACTGGTGGGGCAATAACAAAGATTCCATTGAACGATGTTTCGCTCTGAAGAAGTAA